The following is a genomic window from Synechococcus sp. JA-2-3B'a(2-13).
GGATAAGGAAACAACTCCACCAAGCCCCGCACCAAGTCAGAGCCGCTCACCAGCATGTAGCCGGAAATGAAGAGGGTCAGCACCGTGGTTAGCAGACCGCCCAGCAAACCGCGGGTGAAGTCGAAAGACTGCACCAGCACCCGTTGTCCCGAGCGAACTGCCCAGCTCATCAACGACTGAGGATCGAGCAACTGGTTTAAGTAGTCCAGCGCCGCCGGATCCACCCCCGCCAGATCAGCAATCCAGGTGTCCACCAACAGTTGCAACTGCTCCAGATAGAAAGGCAGCCTCGTCAGCAACCGCTGGGTCTGAGTCGCCACCGTCGGGCCAATAAGCAGAGCCAAGCCGGCAATCCCGGCAATTAAGCTCAAATACACCAGCACAACCCCCAGCCAGCGGGGGATGCGTAATCGCTCGGCCAGATCCACCAGGGGAGCCAGCGCTGCCGCCACCACCACCGCGATCATCACCGTCAGCACCAAGCTGCGCAGTTGCCACAGCAGCAACAACAGCATCCCTGTGGCCACCACCAGGGCTACAGAGGATACGGAGATGGTCAGTTGTCTTCGGCTCATCACTTGGCTGGGTTCTCTTCAGGGGGCGTTCAAGCCCCCCCTAGGTAACAGATGGCTCTACCATCCTGGCCTGGCTTGGACGAACTTGCCAAATGCTCCTGGGCAAAGACCCCAAACCCAGCGCTTCAGATCTTCAGCAAAAACCCCGCCAGAGCTGAGCTACCGCAACAGTTCCCTCCGCACCGCTTCTACATATTCCAGCAGCCCCGGGGATCCCGTGCCGGAAGCCCGCCACAACATCAAAGCGCTACCCAAATCGGAAGCGGCACCAGCCCTATCCTCTCCCTGGTAAGCGCGCGCCATACCGCGGTGGTAGTAACCTTCAGCCCGCTGGGGCTGCACCTCGATAGCCCGGCTGAAATCCTGAACGGCCAAATTGAAGTCGCAGATGCTGGCCCACATCAGGCCGCGATGGACATAGGCCTCGAAAAGATCGGCAGCACTTTGATTTTGCTTGGCCAGCTCAATCGCCAGATGCGACACATCAAACGCCGATTCCAGATGGCCTTGTTCGGCCCAGATGCGAGAGCGGATCAAGTGCAGTTGCGGGTTGTGATAGGCAATCCGATCCAGAGGAGACAAGGTTGCCAGAGCCTGCTCAGGTTCTTGCAAACGCTCGTGTTGGATTTTGGCCTTGAGCAAATAGGCTTCAGCCAGATAGGGATCCAAAGCAATAGCAATATCCAGATCCCGCAGAGCGGAGCGCATCAGGTAAGCAATGGCAGAAGCATGCTCCGGCTGCGGTAAAGCAGCAGGATCCTCCTGAGACTGACGCCAGAAGTATTGCGCCCGTTGCAGATAAAGCTGCGCATTTCCCGGCTCCTGTTGGATGGACTGGGTTAGCAGCGCCAGCTCATTGGGAAGATCCGCCGGAGCAGAGGATTGAGAGAGAGTGGAATCCTGACGCCGAGGCCGTGCCGGCACGGCAAGGCTTGGGTTGGAACGGCCAACAACCCCCGCGGGCTGGGGATCTGCCTGTTGCGCAAGCCATTGATAGACCTGCTGCTGGTGAGCGAGAGATCGCTGCTCAAGCTGTTGTACCCGTTCTTGCAGTTGGGCTTGCCGCCTGAGCCAAGATTCAGAACCTGGTTCATCTTCAAACAAGGTCTGGGATGACGGCAGAGAGTGCTCCCAAGCTTGCAGAGAAACCTCAGTGGCCGCACTCCGCCCTTTCCGAGACGAGGCCAACCAGCCACATTCGCCGATCAAAAACGGCAAGGACAGCAAACCCAACAAAGCCGAGCCGGAGAACAGAAGACTGGGCCTAAGCATGGATCCCACCCCTTGAAATAGCTTAGAAGTAAAGAGTTGCCTCTAAACTAGTTCGCCGCAGCCGCAGTGTCCAGAGTTTCGGCGATGCTTGCCCTGAGCCAAAACTCAGAAACTCTCCCCTAGGGGATTCTGCCACCCGCCAGATCCACCAACTCCACGCGGCGATTCTTCGCCCGGCCTTCCTCAGTGGTGTTGCTGGCCACAGGAGCAGAGAACCCCACACCAACCGGATAGAGTCGACGTTGCTCGATACCCAGCTGAACCAACCGGTTGACAACCGCCTCGGCCCGGCGCCGCGAGAGACCTAGGTTGTAGTCGAAGCTACCGGTTGCATCGGTATGACCGACCACGAGGATGCTGAGGTCGGTGCGCTCGCGCATCAGCTTGGCGATCTCGGCAAGGGTGGGCTCGGCAGCCGCTTCAATCTGATCCGAGTCATAGGCAAAGAGAATGCCGTAGAGGGCGATCCGGCCATCGCGGCTGATGGCTTGATTGATCTCGCCGCTTGTGATGCTTTCAACCAGCTCCAGGCGTTGCTGGCGGGGCTTGACATCGACGACATCCACTCGCCCCAGAGTAATCCCGGTCGGGATCTGCCCACTGCCGCGGGTGATCTCCCAGTCATCGGTATTGACCACAAAGTAGGCGCTCACGAATCGCTCATCGCCTTCGGGGGACTTGCCACGTGCGGCTAAATAGGCAGCAGTGTTTTCTCTGGCGTTCTGAAACGGCCACTGGGCCCGTTCTTCCGGCGTGCTGTAGGTGCCCTTCATATTGAGGATCTCGTGAGCAATCTGGTTGTTGTAGCCAAGGGTCTCAATCTCCTCCCCCAAGCCGGAGAAGAGGATCTCAAAGCCGGACTCTTTCAGTTCGGTTTCGTAGTTGAGCAGCGCCTCAAGAGGGGCAACCCGCTCCGGCAGTCGGTAATAGGTCGTGATGCGACGCCCTTCGACAGTTTGAGACCGGTACGGCTGCACAGCTCCCATCGCGCCACTGAAGACGATTTTTTCAAGGGCTAACTTAAAGCGGTCGTAGTCGGCCTGCGATTGAAACACAATGCTGGATCCTGCAAAGCGCTTGAGCCCCGGAGGATCCGCCGTTCCGGGCAGATCGGCCCGAGCCGGCCCCGCCTGGACAAGCAGCGCTGTTAGCACAGCGAAGGCAAAACGCTGTAAATCTGCGCGAAAAGACATAGCCACTCCCTAGTTTTTCCAAAATCTTTACGGGGCCAATGCCTAGAAGCTTAGCTCAGAAATGCAAAGGGATTAAGGGCAAACCTTTCTTTTAGTGTGTTAGTTTACGAACCATTGTTAGTACTTAGGATATGAAGCACTTAAAAATTAAGAGAAAATGCTAACCCGTAGTCGAGCTGAATATTCGAGACAATGCTCTGGCGCTCCCAGCTACCAAGGCGAACTCAAAAAGCGTTCATAAGCATTCATACCCTTTGTAACAGATTGCAAGCAAACCTTCACAAACAGATCACTGCACCCCAGAGTTAGATTTTCTACAGGAGCAGAACCGGGAAGTGCCACCCTTACCTTGGTTCAGTTCGACTCCCAGGATCCCTATGAAGTCATTCACCGCTTCAAGCCAATTGCCGAGGTCCCTGAGCTGACCCGCGAGACCTACGTGCCGCGAGCTTCTACTCCCTTGCTGGATGCCATGGGGCGCGGCATCATCGACCTAGAAAAGAGCCTCAGCGAACTCAGCGAGGCAGATCGCCCGGCCAAGGTTGTGATGGTTGTGGTAACCGATGGGCAAGAGAATGCCAGTCGCGAGTTCCGCAAAGAGCAAATTGAGAAGATGATCAAGGAAAAAACCGAGAAGGAGAGCTGGCAGTTTGTCTTCTTAAGCGCCGATCTGGCTGCCATTGGGGATGCCCAAACCGTTGGCTTCGCTCCCAGCGCGTCCTTGCTATATCAGAAGTCTAAATTGGGCAGCGCAGGAGCGTGGACTTCTCTCTCTCGGCGCACCTCCGAGTACCGATTGGCTGTTCGCCAGAGGCTTATGTTCCTTGATGAAGACCGACAGCATCCCGACGATCCGAACAAGGGCAAGGAAGAAAGCTAATCCCTCTGCGGATAGGGCTTTGTGGGCAGGTTGACACGGGAAGCCCCTCGGATCCAGGGAAAGGGGAAGTATTGCAATGACCTCTGGGCCAGGGAGGATCCCTTCAGCGCCGTCGTCTGGAGCAGCGACGCAGTAACCAACTGGCGGCGGCCCGGTCGCCTTCATCCCATGCCAACCGCTCCACGGCCACCATCACCATCGAGGTGATCACAGCTTCACTTAAATGGCGAGAACGCAAATGCTGCACGGCTGAAGTGGCGGCCTCCAGGTCGCGTCTGCGAATGGCGCGGAGCAGCTCATCAGACATAGACCAAGTCAACGAGCCTCACTTCCTTTCTGCCCCCTTTCTACCCCAAGAGCCAGAAACTTCCCCTTTCCTTCACCTGCTTGTCAGATAATGCAAAAGTTCGTCTTACTTTCACGAAATATCTCACAAGATGTCTCAGGAATTGTTACACTTTTTGCCCCTGAGCCGACCAGGCATGTTAGGCAGCAGGAAGAGCCACAGGAGAGCACGGGATCCCTTGGATAAGCCGCTCCATTTCCGCTTGCAAATCTTGGGTGAGGGCTTGTACGGCTTGTCGGCGGTTGGCCTGGTAGGCGGGCCAGCGTTCGGAAACCGAGAGGGGATCCCCAATGCTGAAACGGGCCAGGCGGGGTCCCAAGCGGGGGGGAGCAGTTCCGACGGGATTTTCTCCTTTGATCCAAGCCAGCAGACTCCAGAGGCGCAGGGCGGTTTCCGCCAACTCATCCAGACTCAAACTGGGCTGCTCAGGTACAGGGCGCACCGCAAACACCATTAAGGTTTCCGCCAAGCGCATGTGCCAGAGGTGAAAACTGGCCTCAGCAGCCACTCGATTGGCCAGCCCCCTTTCCAAAGCCGAGAGAGCAGCAATATCGGCAATATCTTCGCGGTAGATCCAGGCCCAGCCCGCCTGTTCGATGCGGTGCCGCCGCTCGATTAAGTCTCCCTGGGGCTCCAGACCAAAATGCTGCTCGGCCACGCGCAGGACCAGATCCGATAAGCTTTGAAGACGCGCCAACAGATCCCCCTCTTTAACTTGGGCTCTATCTGCAGCAGGAAGGGCAGGGGCATAAAAGCGCTCATAGAAGGTCTGCACGACTTGCAGCAGGTGTTCTCCCAAGCGAAGAATACGGGCCAGCAAAAAGGCCTGACTGGCATGGGTTGAGCGCGGGGGTGGCAGCTTGCAATCGGCCTCCATGCGGCTGAGCAATCTATTCAGAGCGGCACTGGGATCCCGCAGGTAGGAATAGCGAAGGCCTACCGGCAAGATCAGCACCTGCTCTGGCCGTCCCGCCTTGTGCAGATCCTCCACCGCCCAAAAGCTCATCTGGGCTACCCCCGGCTCCAACGGGTTGAGAAGACTGCTCATACCGTTGATCGTTCCTTCTGGAGCTACCGCCAGCGGATATCGGCCCGATACAAACTGCTCACGAGAACTCTTTAGCCCTGCCCGATCCAGACGGCCTCGCAAAATCGGGATCCCGCCCAAGCGCGGCAAGCCCCAACGGGCAACGGATCCCAGCCACAGAGGTAGGCCGCGGTCGTAGACAAACAAAACGTGGGGTCGGCCCCGAAAGCCGATCCCCTGGCGTTGGGCCACCTGCGGCAGAAGATGGGCAAACAAGTACATCAAGCAGGGGGGATCATCGAGGGTCGGGTGTCGAAACGCCACCAACAGGCGAATCTTGCCCGCCTCAAACTGCTGATAAAGCTGAGCCAAACGCTCTCCCCCCTCCACTTCAACGCGAGGGATCCCTTTGGTCCATCGCAACCAAAAGGGCAAGCCTGCTTGAGCAAAACGAACGACCCAAGGCGTCAATCGCGGTGGCAAAAACTTGAGGGGTGGCTGAACCTTCTGTTGCATAGGGATCCTTATCTAGGGTCAGAAAGAGGGTGAACCTAGGCTTTGGATCCCATCTTAAAGAGGGCAAAGCGGGAAGAAAGCCACACAGTGACAGTTCGTCAACTGGATCCCTTCTCCTCACTCCCGGCCCGGCAGCGGCTCAAGCCCCAGCAGTTTTTTTCCGGCGACCGCGAGTCGCTTTGGGGGAAGCTTCTTTACTTGGGGTTGACTCCTCCACCACCTGGCCGTTTAGCACTTGCTTGAGGTGAATGTGCTTGTAACCCAGCTGAATCTCGAACTCATCCCCGGGTTTGAGATTCATTTTTTCGGTGTAGGCCGACCCAATGATCAACTGCCCATTTTTGTGAACGCTGACCCGAAAGGTTGGCTCACGACCGCGCTTGTCTCGGCTGGAACTTGGGCTGAGACTCAGACCTTTTGCCGCCAGCACCGCGTCATAGAACTCATTCAAGTTGACGCGAGGCTTGTTGGTCTTGGTCATGGTTACATAGCCACATCGCTTTGCCGTTTCTCGGCGCGGAAGATGCCCCAAAGCTTCGACCTTCTGCAGCAGAGCCTTCCCGGTTAAAGGTTGTGGTGGTATATCTGACATTTTTTAATGTCCTACATCCTTCTCTTAAGATCATACCCTTGTGATGTACTCCTGCAACCGAAAGTCTGAGACTTTTTTGAAGACAGGTTTTTCTCTTGTTCCTTGAGCCAGCAGCTCCGAAGGAAAAACCTCGTCTCCCTCAAGAGGTGTTCCTGCCCTTGCCAAAAGGTGATGGGGGCAAAAAGAACTCAAGCCCTGAAGAGTGCTGGGGCTTTTGTGGATGGAGCTGACAAAAGATCGCCTTGGGGGTAGTACCGCGGTGTAGATCCGACTCACCGCTTTCTACAGCCTCATCCCCACTCGTCGGCTGCCCCAAACTCTGATCACAGCCAGAAAACAGGCTCGACTTTCCAAAAAACCGCCGCTGAGATGGTGATTGCCTTGCGCAAATCGGTCGAAAAGACAGCCAGAGCGGTGTGAAGCTGGATGCCATCAGACCTAGGCCAGCAGGCATTTTTATCTCTTGGCAGAGGCCGGCTACATCTGAGTAATAGCTGAGGGATCCCCTCTTCGGCACTTCTTCAGATGGGAGCGCAGTGAGCGCGAGTTGCCCAAAGCAAGTTATTCATTCAGGATCCACTCGATTGGCTGCCGCTGAGACAACGATGAGTGGCAAGCTCACCAGCAAACAAAAGCCCCATTGCTCCCAAGACAGGGGTGCTGTGTCGAAGATAATGTTGAACAGGCTCCACTGGCTGAAGAGGATCTGCAGCAGGATGGCCGCCCCAATGCCGATGGCAATGGCTGCTGTATCCATGAGGCGCTCATGGCGCTCCAATTGGCTGGCACGTCCACGGCCCAACAGGGTAGGAATGGCCTGGCTGAGGCTGAGCAAGTAGAAGATGCGCCCGATCACCAACGCTTGGATGGCCATGGTGCGGGCCAGGTCAATGCTGCCGGTGGTTTGTTCGATGTATTCAAAAACCCCGAAGATCAAGATCCAGTTGAACACAGACACCAGCAGGATGCGCTGCAACAGCCTAGGAGAGAGCAAGTTGGCGTTCGGATCCCGCGGCGGGCGGGTCATCTCTCGGCCTGTGCTCGGCTCAAAGGCAAGAGGCACCGTCATGGTGATGGAGTTGATCATGTTTAGCCACAGCACTTGAATGGCCAGAATGGGGAGCTCGCGGTTGAGCAGCACGCTGAGGAGAATCGTCATCGATTCCCCCCCGTTCACCGGCAGGATGAAGGCAATGGCTTTGAGCAGGTTGTTGTAAACCGTGCGCCCCTCCTCAACGGCTGCCTCAATGGAGGCGAAGTTGTCATCGGTCAGGATCATGTCGGCAGCAGCTTTGGCCACTTCGGTGCCGCCTCGCCCCATGGCAATCCCCACATCTGCTTGCTTTAGGGCCGGAGCGTCGTTGACGCCATCGCCGGTCATGGCCACGATCTGCCCCCGCGCTTGCAGAGCTTCCACCAGGCGCAGTTTTTGCTCTGGCACCACCCGCGCGAAGACGGATCCCCGATTGGCAGCTTCCACAAATTCCTCCGGGCTGAGCTGCTCCAGATCTCGACCGCTGTAGGCTTGCACAGGTTTTCCACCCCCCAGGCCCATCTGCTCGGCAATGGCTTGAGCCGTGAGCACGTGGTCGCCGGTGATCATCTTCACCTGCATCCCAGCCGTTTGACAGGAACGCACGGCGGCAATGGCCTCTGGCCGCGGCGGGTCAATCATTCCCTGCAAACCGAGGAAGATTAAACCCTCCTGCAGATCTGGGTGATCCACCCGAGTTTGGCTGCTGGGGACGGTTTTTTGGGCAAAGGCCAGAACTCGCAGCCCCTGCCGTGCCAAGGCCTCCACCTGCTGGCGAATCCGCTCCTCTTCCAGAGGCTGGATCTCCCCCTGGGATCCCATCTGGCTGCGGCAGCGGGGCAGCAGGGCTTCCACCGATCCCTTGACATAGATGCAGTGCTCTTCTGGCCCCAGGCGGTGCAAGGTGGCCATGTACTGAAATTCAGATTCAAAGGGAATGCTGTCCAGGCGAGGGCGGCGGCGCTGCAGATCGTCCATATCCAAACCCGCCTTTTGGCCCGCCACAATGAGGGCAGCTTCGGTGGGATCCCCTACCACCTCCCACTGGCCGTTGTCTTTGGGTTGCAGACGGGTGTCGTTGCAGAGGCAACCGGCCAAGAGACAAGCCTGTAACACCGGCAGCCGATCCACTTCCACCGGAGCATCCCCCTCCTGGGCCAGGATTTGTCCCTGAGGACTGTAGCCACTGCCTGTGACTCGGTAGAGCTGGGATCCGGCGTAGATGGCCTGCACCGTCATCTGGTTTTCCGTGAGGGTGCCGGTTTTGTCAGAGCAAATTACCGTAGCGCTGCCCAGGGTCTCCACCGCCGGCAGCTTGCGGATAATGGCGTGGCGTTTTGCCATGCGGGAAACCCCAATCGCCAAGGTTACAGTGACTACCGTCGGCAAGCCTTCGGGGATAGCACTCACCGCCAGCGCCACTGCCGCCTCAAAGACACTGGCCGCCCCCTGTCCCTGAGCCAATCCCACCAAAAAGGTGAGCCCGGCCAAGCTGAGGATGATCCTGAGCAGCATGAGGCTGAATTCCTCGAACTTGCGTGTTAGGGGAGTTTGCAGGGATCCCCCCTTTTCGACCAACTCCGAGATACGGCCTGTTTGAGTCTGGTTGCCAATGGCCACCACCACCCCTGCTCCTTGGCCGAAGGTAACAAAGCTGCCGGCATAGGCCATGTTCTGGCGGTCGGCTAGGGGTGTGTCTTCCGCCAGGGATCCCAGCCGTTTTTCCACCGGCACCGACTCTCCGGTCAGGGCCGATTCATCCACCTGCAAGTTGCGCACGCTCAGCAAGCGCAGGTCGGCGGGCACCTTATCTCCCGAGCTCAAGAGCACCACATCCCCCGGCACCAGCTCCCGCGAGGGCACCCGCAGTTTTTGCCCCTCCCGGATGACAGTAACCTCCGTCACCACCGACTGGGCCAGGGCGGCGATCGCTTCCTCCGCTTTGGACTCTTGGATGTAGCCGATGAGAGCGTTGATCACCACCACCGCCCAGATCACGATGGCATTGCGCCAGGATCCCAAAAACGCCTTGACCGCCCCGGCAACCATCAAGATGTAGAGCAAGGATTGGTTGAACTGCTGCAGAAACTTCACCCAGGCCGGGGTAGCCGCCTTGGCCTTTAGCTCGTTGGGGCCATATTGCTTCTGCCGCTGGATCACCTCAGCTTGAGACAGACCCCGTTCCAGAAGCGCCGCCAGAGGCAGATCCACTGCAACGATTTGGCGGGCAACATCCTCTTCGGGCAGAGCGTGCCAGGGAGCTGCCGGCAATGAGTCAGGGGAGACGGATTTTGCCATCGCAGGTCTCTAGTTGAATCGCAACAGAACTTGAAAGCCAGCCGTGAATTCAACGGCAAATCCCTCGTACAGTCCACAGCCTAGCCGACGCCGCCTACCCCCCAGAAGTGCCGCTGTTCCCCCCAGCGTCAACAAAGCCTAGTACCCAGGAATGCTGGGGAAGGGAAACCACCTGTCCAGTTGTTCTGTCGGGGGTCGTAGACCTAGACAAGTGGCGTGGGGTAGGAATACCCAACCGCGAGGTAAAGACTCCATCCCGCTGACGCCAAGGGAAGCCCGCGCTCTGTCCGTAGGACGAGCGCCGGGAGGATGTCACGAATGCTAGGGTCTGTAACAGAGGGGAGCTTGCTCAAGATCGACAGGGATCCTTGGCCAGCCGAGCCAGAGCCTCCAAATCAGCACCCACCACGCGGTTGAGAATCCATTCGGGATGTTGCTGGGCACCCATGCGTCGATAGAACTCTATCGCCGGCTGATTCCAATCCAAAACCATCCACTCCAGCCGCCCATATCCTTTGGCCACCGCCTCCTGAGCCACCCGCGCCAAGAGCGCTTTGCCAATGCCTCTGCCGCGAAACTCCGGCAACACGAACAGATCCTCAAGGTAAATCCCTGGTCGGGTCAGGAACGTGGAAAAATTGCGGAAGTAGAGGGCAAATCCCACCGCTTGCCCCTCCACTTCTGCCAACAACGCCGAGGCCAAAGCCTCTGGGCCAAACAAATAGTGGCGCAACAGATCAGCGGATCCCGTTACCAGGTGGCTCAGCTTCTCGTACTCGGCCAAGGCGCAGATGAGGTCAAACAAAACGGGCACATCTAAGGCGGTGGCAGGACGGATTTCCATACTTTTGCCTGGCTTCACAACCAATTCCTTGAATTTCCTGAGATACCGGCACGAGAACAGACCACAGTTTATTCTTGTTGTGGACAGAACGCCCAGGCAGCATCTTTTGGACGCGCAGCGTGGTGGGGGCAGCGGCAGGGGCCCAGAGGACTCACCGCACAAGGCAGGTAGGGTGACCGAGAAAAGTAACGGCAGAAGGGATCCCAGGCCGAGTCAGAAAAGAGAGTTGGCATGGCCCGGCGCTCGTCCCCGATTGAGAGGCGGCGGGATCCCCTCTTTTCCAGCAGAGGGATCAACTGAGCCCAGAACGTTAGCCCCAACCACAAGCCAACTCCCACTCAGCGCTTGCACAATTGCCCTCCCCCGTCGGCCAACAGCGTTGTCTTCCAACCAGAATCAGCCTCGGCCAGCCTGCTTGCCCAGGACTAGCGTGGCAGCCCGTTTTGGAGCTGTCCTTCCCTGCCGGCAAGAACCCGAGAAAAACCGATTAGAGTGAAATATGGACTGACCCGCTGAGCCTTCCGATTCCATGACCACCTCCACCCTTGATGCTGCTGCCATCCTTGAAGCGTTGCGCCCTGTTCAAGATCCGGAGCTGCGCCGCAGCCTGGTGGAACTGAACATGATCCGGGATATTCGCGTCGAGCCTGGGCGAGTGGCCTTTACCCTGGTGCTGACCACGCCGGCCTGCCCTTTGCGAGAATTCATTGTCGAGGAGTGCAAAGCTGCCATCCGCCAGCTGGCCCCCATCGAAGCCATTGATGTTACGGTAACGGCAGAAACCCCCCGTTCCCCTTCCCTGCCGAATCGCCAGTCCATCCCCGGTGTGCGCAACATCATCGCCATTTCCAGCGGCAAGGGGGGAGTGGGCAAAACTTCGGTGTCGGTAAATGTGGCCGTGGCGCTGGCCCAAAGTGGAGCGCGGGTGGGGCTGCTGGATGCCGATATTTACGGTCCCAATGTGCCGCTGATGCTGGGCCTGCAGGATCGGTCTCTGGTTGTGCAAAAACGGGAAGATGGCGGCGAAGACATCTTCCCCTTGGAAAATTACGGCGTCAAGATGGTGTCGATGGGCCTCTTGGTGGGACGGGATCAGCCGGTGATCTGGCGGGGGCCAATGTTAAACGGGGTGATCCGGCAATTTCTCTATCAGGTGCAGTGGGGAGAGTTGGACTACTTGATTGTAGATATGCCCCCCGGCACCGGCGATGCCCAATTGACCCTAGTGCAGGCAGTGCCGCTGGCAGGAGCTGTGATCGTCACCACGCCACAATCGGTGGCCCTGCTGGACAGTCGCAAGGGCTTGAACATGTTTCGGCAGTTGGGGGTGCCCATCCTGGGTATTGTGGAAAACATGAGCTACTTCATCCCGCCCGACCTGCCGGATCGCCAGTACGATATTTTCGGCTCAGAAGGGGGAGAGACCACGGCCCGCGAGCTTGGTGTCCCGCTGCTGGGGCGGATCCCGTTGGAGATTGCCCTGCGCCAAGGGGGGGATGCGGGCCAGCCCATCGTCATCAGCCAGCCTGAGTCAGCCTCGGCCCAGGCGCTTCGGCAAATTGCCAAAACCTTGGCAGGCCGTGTTTCGATGCTGGCTTTGGGGGCAGGCTAGAAGCGCTCGGCTTCCACCAACGAGACCCCGAAGCTGCGTCCCCCCACCACAATCCCCTCTTGGGCCTTGCCGCGCACGGTTACAGTGCTGTTCATGGCCGGTAGGCCCTTGTCGGTGATGACCCAGAGGGAGCCGCTGTTGTCTTGGATCTCATACACGCCCTGGCCGAACACTCCTATCTGGTTCACCACGCGACCGCGGATATACACATTGGTGTAGCGGGAGGGATTTTGTTCGATCTGGGCGATGGGGGTTGTGCCGATGCCCAGACGCGCCAGTGGCCCACACCCTGCTAGGGCCAGGCTCAAACACAGCAAGAACACCAGGGATCCCTTGGGGAAAGGTAGGCCGAGTCGCTGTTTCATGGGTTGCTTCCATTACGAGCACCTGCTCCCACCATAGCAAGCCGGCAGGGAAATCCACGGCCAAGTTAGAACTTCTCGCCAATGCCGAAGTGCAGTTGGCCTTGGCCAGCGCCACCTTGCCCAACCGCGTAGTCGATGCGAAGCGGCCCCAAGGGAGATTGGATGCGAATGCCGACCCCCAGCCCCAAACCACTGCCCGGCTTGTTGCGCACCGCTGCGGGATTGCCGGCCACGGCAGCTCCACTGCCCAGATCAGTGCCGTAGTCCGCAAAGACCACTGCCCCCACCGGGTCGAAAATGGGAAAGCGCAATTCGGCGGTTGCGGTGGCAAAGCTGCGACCGGAACCGATACCCCCCTCGAAAAAGCCCCGCACCGAGTTGCCGCCACCAATGGCAAAAGCATCGTAGGGAGCCAAGTCGCCGATGGTCGTGCCTGCTCGCACATCAAAGGCCAATACCTGCGGTCGCTCGCTGCGGGTTTCAAACAGGTTGACGGGAATGAACTGGCTGTAGCCGGCCTCGAGGCGGTTGGCATTCAAGCCATTTTGAAACAGACGTACCGACTGTTCTGTGGAGATGCGAAAGACCGAGCCCTGGCTGGGGCTGTTGGGGTTGTCGCGGGCGTCGTTGACGAGGCCAAACCGCAAGGTGGTGTAGCTGTCTTGGCCGCTCTCGCTGAAGGTAATCGGGTTGCCCAGCACATCGAAGCGCTGCTGCTCCCCGTTGCTGTTGCGAGCTTCTACAAATTGGATGCGGGTGCCCAAGCTGGCCCGCCAATTGCCCCCAATCGGGCGAGAGAAAGTCACCCCGCCGCCAAGACGGTTGATGCGCACGGGATCCCCATTGGGCAGGGTGAATCCCTCATTAAAGACAAAGCTGGAGCTCTGCTGGTTGGAGATGTTGACGTTGTAGGAGGTGGGAATGTCCAGCGTGGCAATCCGCGGGTCGGTGAAGTTTAAGTCGAAGA
Proteins encoded in this region:
- a CDS encoding Mrp/NBP35 family ATP-binding protein translates to MTTSTLDAAAILEALRPVQDPELRRSLVELNMIRDIRVEPGRVAFTLVLTTPACPLREFIVEECKAAIRQLAPIEAIDVTVTAETPRSPSLPNRQSIPGVRNIIAISSGKGGVGKTSVSVNVAVALAQSGARVGLLDADIYGPNVPLMLGLQDRSLVVQKREDGGEDIFPLENYGVKMVSMGLLVGRDQPVIWRGPMLNGVIRQFLYQVQWGELDYLIVDMPPGTGDAQLTLVQAVPLAGAVIVTTPQSVALLDSRKGLNMFRQLGVPILGIVENMSYFIPPDLPDRQYDIFGSEGGETTARELGVPLLGRIPLEIALRQGGDAGQPIVISQPESASAQALRQIAKTLAGRVSMLALGAG